Proteins encoded in a region of the Flavobacteriaceae bacterium HL-DH10 genome:
- a CDS encoding DNA-directed RNA polymerase subunit omega — protein MDLKKTNAPVNTVTYDRNQIDEPTENIYESISIISRRAEQINTEIKKELIDKLEEFATYNDSLEEIFENKEQIEVSKFYEKLPKPHALAVQEWLTDKIYFRNTEEDSQE, from the coding sequence ATGGATTTAAAGAAAACCAATGCTCCAGTTAATACTGTAACATACGATAGAAATCAAATTGACGAGCCAACAGAGAATATATACGAGTCAATTTCAATTATTTCAAGACGTGCAGAGCAAATTAACACAGAGATTAAAAAAGAACTTATTGATAAGTTAGAAGAGTTTGCTACTTATAATGATAGTCTGGAAGAAATCTTTGAAAACAAAGAGCAAATTGAGGTGTCTAAATTTTACGAAAAATTACCAAAACCTCATGCTTTAGCTGTTCAAGAATGGCTAACAGATAAAATTTATTTTAGAAATACTGAGGAAGATTCTCAAGAATAA
- the dapA gene encoding 4-hydroxy-tetrahydrodipicolinate synthase, giving the protein MNSKFLGTGVALVTPFKSDLSVDHEALANIVNYNIDNGTDYLVICGTTGESVTITKQEKKDVIATISKANKGRLPMVLGIGGNNTMAVIEEIRTTDLSNIDAILSVSPYYSKPTQEGIYQHFKAIAEVSPVDIILYNVPGRTSKGMETGTTLRLANDFENIIAVKEAGNNVYNYLQLIKNKPEDFLVISGDDDLALGIVLAGGAGVISVIGQAFPKEFSDMIRLGLNGEVKEAYKLHYRLVDVIDYIFEENNPAGIKAVFEALNLCKDTVRLPLVPASNQLKEKIEDFVNKF; this is encoded by the coding sequence ATGAATAGTAAGTTTTTAGGAACTGGAGTTGCTTTGGTTACACCTTTTAAATCAGATTTAAGTGTAGATCATGAGGCATTGGCAAATATTGTAAATTATAATATTGATAATGGCACCGATTATCTTGTAATTTGTGGAACAACGGGAGAAAGTGTAACCATTACTAAGCAAGAAAAAAAGGATGTTATAGCTACAATTTCTAAGGCTAATAAAGGTAGACTGCCAATGGTTCTTGGAATTGGAGGTAATAATACGATGGCTGTTATTGAAGAAATTAGAACAACAGATTTAAGTAATATTGATGCAATTCTATCTGTTTCTCCATACTATAGCAAACCAACTCAAGAAGGAATTTATCAGCATTTTAAAGCCATTGCTGAAGTATCTCCAGTAGATATTATTTTGTATAATGTGCCTGGTCGTACCTCAAAAGGTATGGAAACAGGAACAACGTTAAGACTGGCTAACGACTTTGAAAACATTATAGCTGTAAAAGAGGCTGGTAACAATGTTTATAATTATTTACAATTAATAAAAAATAAACCCGAAGATTTTTTAGTGATTTCTGGAGATGACGATTTAGCGTTAGGAATTGTTTTAGCTGGAGGTGCAGGTGTTATATCGGTTATAGGGCAAGCATTCCCTAAAGAGTTTTCTGATATGATACGTTTGGGGTTAAATGGAGAAGTTAAAGAAGCTTACAAACTTCATTATAGATTAGTTGATGTTATCGATTATATTTTTGAAGAAAATAATCCTGCGGGAATTAAAGCTGTTTTTGAAGCTTTAAACTTATGTAAAGACACGGTAAGATTACCTTTAGTACCAGCATCGAATCAATTAAAAGAAAAGATAGAAGATTTTGTAAATAAGTTTTAG
- the recN gene encoding DNA repair protein RecN → MLTSLSIKNYALIDHLQVNFNEGFSIITGETGAGKSILLGGLSLILGKRADLSSLKDTTQKCIIEAVFKVSNYNLKALFEAEDLDYEDQTIIRREILPSGKSRAFVNDTPVNLSSLQLLGERLIDIHSQHQTLQLTSNDFQFQIIDALGSNDGVLENYRVELKVYKKLQKELKTLLDFQAEAIKEHDYNSFLLNELIEANLVDGELETLEEEYETLNNVENIKEKLSEAYQLLNEEQIGVLSSLTSLKNVLQKLSGFSNKYEDLFNRVNSSLIEIDDVFTEVDVLQDNIDADPMRLEVVDAKLKVLHNLMQKHVAANVSELIAIKDALDDKVSVTENLDGTIKKKEEEIRSKEDVLNTIAQTIHKNRLDVLPQLKQQLETLLASLGMPNAQFKIDVILGNNFLANGKDDLSFLFSANKGGQFNELKKAASGGELSRIMLAIKSMLSNYIQLPTIMFDEIDTGVSGEISNKMGDIMLQMSKTMQVFSITHLPQIAAKGHSHFKVYKEDVNETTQTNLVKLNHDERIVEIAQMLGGLDMSSSAIAHAKELLN, encoded by the coding sequence TTGCTTACATCACTTTCTATAAAAAACTACGCATTAATAGATCATCTTCAAGTTAATTTTAACGAGGGGTTTTCAATAATTACAGGAGAAACAGGAGCCGGTAAATCTATTTTACTTGGAGGACTATCTTTAATTTTAGGAAAGCGTGCCGATTTAAGTAGCTTAAAAGATACCACGCAGAAATGTATTATTGAAGCTGTTTTTAAAGTGTCTAATTATAATTTAAAAGCGCTATTTGAAGCCGAAGATTTAGATTATGAAGACCAAACTATTATTCGAAGAGAAATTTTACCTTCAGGAAAGTCCAGAGCATTTGTAAACGACACACCTGTTAATTTAAGTAGTCTGCAATTATTAGGAGAACGCCTAATAGATATTCATTCGCAACATCAAACCTTACAACTTACAAGCAACGATTTTCAATTTCAAATTATTGATGCTTTAGGAAGTAATGATGGCGTTTTAGAAAATTATAGAGTAGAATTAAAAGTTTATAAGAAGCTTCAAAAAGAATTAAAAACACTTTTAGATTTTCAAGCTGAAGCCATAAAAGAGCATGATTATAATTCATTTTTATTAAATGAGTTAATTGAGGCTAATTTAGTTGATGGCGAATTAGAAACTCTTGAAGAAGAATACGAAACGTTAAATAATGTTGAGAACATAAAGGAAAAGCTATCTGAAGCCTACCAGTTACTAAATGAAGAGCAAATAGGGGTTTTGTCAAGTTTAACGTCATTAAAGAATGTATTACAAAAACTTTCGGGGTTTTCTAATAAGTATGAAGATTTGTTCAACAGAGTAAATAGTAGTCTTATAGAAATTGATGATGTATTTACAGAAGTTGATGTCCTACAAGATAATATAGATGCTGACCCTATGCGGTTAGAAGTTGTAGATGCAAAACTGAAAGTACTTCATAATTTAATGCAAAAGCATGTCGCAGCAAATGTTTCAGAATTAATTGCAATAAAAGATGCTTTAGACGACAAAGTATCAGTTACTGAGAATTTAGATGGTACTATTAAAAAGAAAGAAGAGGAAATAAGAAGTAAGGAAGATGTTTTAAATACCATTGCTCAAACAATTCATAAAAACAGACTGGATGTTTTACCGCAATTAAAACAACAATTAGAAACTCTATTGGCAAGTTTAGGAATGCCAAATGCTCAGTTTAAAATAGACGTTATTTTAGGTAACAACTTTTTAGCTAATGGAAAAGATGATTTATCCTTTTTGTTTTCAGCGAATAAGGGCGGACAATTTAATGAGCTTAAAAAAGCAGCATCTGGAGGAGAATTATCAAGAATTATGTTAGCTATTAAATCGATGCTTTCAAATTATATACAGTTGCCAACCATTATGTTTGATGAGATTGATACAGGTGTTTCTGGTGAGATTTCAAATAAAATGGGAGATATTATGTTGCAAATGAGTAAAACCATGCAAGTGTTTTCTATTACGCATTTACCACAAATTGCAGCGAAAGGACATTCGCATTTTAAAGTGTATAAAGAAGATGTGAATGAGACGACTCAAACTAATTTAGTGAAGCTAAACCATGATGAGCGTATTGTAGAAATAGCCCAAATGTTAGGCGGTTTAGATATGTCTTCATCTGCCATTGCCCATGCTAAAGAACTACTAAATTGA
- the ligA gene encoding NAD-dependent DNA ligase LigA, translated as MSSIKEQIQALREELREHNYNYYVLDHPTISDYDFDIKLKTLQELEAKHPEFFDANSPSQRVGGEVTKNFETIPHEHRMYSLDNSYSKEDLQDWETRIRKLVDGDIQYTCELKYDGASISLTYEEGKLVRALTRGDGFQGDNVTANIKTIKSVPLQLKGDYPSKFDARGEIVLPFDGFNKMNEERIEIGEEPYRNTRNTASGSLKLQDSAEVAKRPLECLLYNLIGSNLGINSQFESLEAARKWGFKVPIAAKLVPSIDAVLKFIDYWDIHRHNLPYETDGVVVKVNSLQKQEELGYTAKAPRWAMAYKFKAERVSTKLNSITYQVGRTGAITPVANLEPVELAGTTVKRASLHNADQIEKLDIRVGDEVYVEKGGEIIPKILGVDLTKRPIDSTPTIYITNCPECGTELVRQEGEAQHYCPNYNGCKPQIIGRIQHFISRKAMDIDGLGGETVALLVNEGLINNYSDLYELTKDQVVPLERMAEKSADNLIKGILESKNIPFERVLYALGIRYVGETVAKKLAKHYKSIDAIANASEEDLVNVDEIGVKIAQSLVAFFSSEKNVSIIERLKSFGVHLEMSAEQLIGQTNKLQGQSIVITGVFESISRNELKKLIEDNGGKVSSSISSKTSYIIAGDNMGPSKREKAEKLNILLINEYEFLQKLK; from the coding sequence ATGAGTAGTATTAAAGAGCAAATACAAGCTTTGCGTGAAGAATTACGCGAACACAACTATAATTATTATGTTTTAGATCATCCTACAATTTCTGATTATGATTTTGATATAAAGTTAAAAACCCTTCAAGAGCTGGAAGCAAAGCATCCAGAGTTTTTTGATGCTAATTCTCCGTCACAGCGTGTGGGAGGAGAAGTGACCAAGAATTTTGAAACCATTCCGCATGAACATCGCATGTATTCTTTAGATAATTCGTATTCAAAAGAAGATTTACAAGATTGGGAAACGCGTATTAGAAAACTGGTAGATGGTGACATTCAATATACTTGCGAGTTAAAATATGATGGAGCATCCATTAGTTTAACTTATGAAGAAGGTAAGTTGGTTCGAGCATTAACACGAGGTGATGGATTTCAAGGCGATAATGTAACCGCTAATATAAAAACTATTAAGTCGGTGCCTTTACAATTAAAAGGTGATTACCCATCAAAATTTGATGCTAGAGGTGAAATAGTGTTACCGTTTGATGGTTTTAATAAAATGAATGAAGAACGCATTGAAATAGGTGAGGAGCCTTATAGGAACACTAGAAATACCGCTTCTGGAAGTTTGAAATTGCAGGATAGTGCTGAAGTGGCTAAGCGTCCGTTAGAGTGTTTGCTTTATAATTTAATAGGATCAAATTTGGGAATAAATTCTCAATTTGAAAGTTTAGAAGCCGCAAGAAAATGGGGATTTAAAGTACCAATTGCAGCTAAACTTGTTCCTTCTATTGATGCTGTTTTAAAGTTTATAGATTATTGGGATATACATCGACACAATTTACCTTATGAAACCGATGGTGTTGTTGTAAAAGTAAATAGTTTACAAAAGCAAGAAGAGTTAGGTTATACCGCTAAGGCACCACGTTGGGCAATGGCTTATAAGTTTAAGGCAGAACGGGTTTCTACAAAATTAAATAGCATTACCTATCAAGTGGGGCGAACTGGGGCTATTACGCCTGTTGCGAATTTAGAACCAGTAGAATTGGCAGGAACTACGGTTAAACGTGCATCACTGCACAATGCCGATCAAATTGAAAAACTAGATATTAGAGTAGGAGACGAAGTTTATGTTGAAAAAGGCGGCGAGATAATTCCTAAAATTCTTGGAGTCGATTTAACTAAACGACCAATAGATTCTACTCCAACAATATATATTACTAATTGTCCGGAATGTGGTACAGAATTGGTTAGGCAAGAAGGTGAAGCACAACATTATTGTCCTAATTATAATGGTTGTAAGCCCCAAATAATTGGACGTATTCAGCATTTTATTTCTAGGAAAGCTATGGATATTGATGGTTTGGGAGGAGAAACGGTTGCGCTTTTAGTAAATGAAGGCTTAATTAATAATTACTCTGATTTATATGAATTGACTAAAGATCAGGTTGTTCCTCTAGAACGTATGGCTGAAAAGAGTGCCGATAATTTGATTAAAGGTATTTTAGAATCTAAAAACATTCCTTTTGAACGTGTTTTATATGCTCTAGGTATTCGTTATGTAGGAGAAACTGTTGCTAAAAAATTAGCGAAGCATTATAAAAGTATTGATGCTATTGCTAATGCTTCAGAAGAAGATTTGGTAAATGTTGATGAAATTGGAGTAAAGATTGCGCAAAGTTTGGTAGCCTTCTTTTCTTCAGAAAAAAATGTATCTATTATTGAAAGATTAAAATCGTTTGGAGTTCATTTAGAAATGTCGGCAGAACAACTTATTGGACAAACCAATAAATTACAAGGGCAATCAATTGTGATTACAGGTGTGTTTGAAAGCATTTCAAGAAATGAGCTTAAAAAGCTTATTGAAGATAACGGAGGTAAGGTGAGTAGTTCTATTTCATCAAAAACAAGTTATATAATCGCGGGCGACAATATGGGACCTAGTAAAAGAGAAAAAGCGGAAAAATTAAATATACTATTAATTAATGAATATGAATTCCTACAAAAATTAAAATAA
- the coaBC gene encoding bifunctional phosphopantothenoylcysteine decarboxylase/phosphopantothenate--cysteine ligase CoaBC gives MSILSGKNILLGISAGIAAYKTASLVRLFVKLGANVKVVMTPSSKEFVTPLTLSTLSKNPVYSSFVNEDDDEAVWNSHVDLGLWADLFVVAPATANTMSKMANGVCDNLLLATYLSAKCPVYFAPTMDLDMYKHPSTLASFEKLKSFGNIMIPATSGELASGLVGAGRMAEPEDIVTFIENDILSKLPLRGKKVLITAGPTYEAIDPVRFIGNHSSGKMGFEIAKASANLGAEVILITGPTNQKVAHSFIHVVPVTSAEEMYNAAHEYFNDVDVAILSAAVADYKPKEVASQKIKKNDSTLTLNLVKTKDILASLGAVKKQQYLVGFALETHNELENAKGKLKRKNLNLIVLNSLNDKGAGFKGDTNKVTFIDDKNTITQFELKSKAEVATDLLTKIIKEIDA, from the coding sequence ATGTCAATATTAAGCGGCAAAAACATACTATTAGGCATTAGTGCTGGTATTGCCGCTTATAAAACTGCTTCACTAGTAAGGTTGTTTGTTAAATTAGGTGCTAACGTAAAAGTCGTTATGACACCTTCTTCTAAAGAATTTGTAACACCTTTAACTCTATCAACACTTTCAAAAAACCCAGTATATTCCTCTTTTGTAAACGAAGATGATGACGAAGCTGTATGGAATAGTCATGTCGATTTAGGACTTTGGGCAGATTTATTTGTTGTGGCTCCAGCTACGGCAAATACCATGTCTAAAATGGCTAATGGCGTTTGCGACAATTTGTTGTTAGCAACATATTTATCTGCAAAATGCCCTGTGTATTTTGCGCCTACTATGGATTTAGATATGTACAAACATCCATCTACTTTAGCGTCTTTTGAAAAATTAAAATCTTTCGGAAATATTATGATTCCTGCTACAAGTGGCGAATTAGCTAGCGGATTGGTAGGAGCGGGTAGAATGGCAGAACCAGAAGATATTGTAACTTTTATCGAAAATGATATTCTAAGTAAACTTCCGTTACGCGGAAAAAAAGTGCTTATTACTGCTGGTCCTACTTATGAAGCTATTGATCCAGTTCGTTTTATAGGTAATCATTCCAGTGGTAAAATGGGATTTGAAATAGCTAAAGCTTCTGCTAATTTAGGCGCTGAAGTTATTTTAATTACAGGACCAACGAATCAAAAAGTAGCGCATAGTTTCATTCATGTTGTTCCCGTAACCAGTGCAGAAGAGATGTATAATGCAGCTCATGAATATTTTAATGATGTTGATGTAGCAATACTTTCTGCAGCAGTAGCCGATTATAAACCAAAAGAAGTTGCTTCTCAGAAAATAAAAAAGAACGATTCTACGTTAACTTTAAACTTAGTAAAGACAAAAGATATTTTAGCGTCTTTAGGAGCTGTAAAAAAACAGCAATATTTAGTTGGATTTGCATTAGAGACTCATAATGAGCTTGAAAATGCAAAAGGCAAATTAAAAAGAAAGAATTTAAACTTAATTGTTTTAAATTCGTTAAACGATAAAGGCGCTGGTTTTAAAGGAGACACTAATAAGGTGACTTTTATTGATGATAAAAACACCATAACTCAATTTGAGTTGAAGTCAAAAGCAGAGGTTGCAACCGATTTATTAACTAAAATTATAAAAGAAATTGATGCGTAA
- a CDS encoding SDR family oxidoreductase, producing the protein MSYNLLKGKKGIIFGALDSNSIAWKTAERVHEEGGQFVLTNAPVAMRMGQINELAEKTGSQIIPADATSLEDLQNLIDKSQEILGGKIDFVLHSIGMSINVRKGKHYTDQNYEWTQKGTDVSAMSFHKLMQTLYKSDAMNEWGSIVALTYMAAQRVFPDYNDMADNKAYLESIARSFGYFFGRDKNVRVNTISQSPTPTTAGSGVKGFDGFIAYADKMSPLGNATALDCANYTVSLFSDLTKRVTLQNLFHDGGFSNMGVSDAVMSTFMGEE; encoded by the coding sequence ATGTCATATAATTTATTAAAAGGAAAAAAAGGAATCATTTTTGGAGCTTTAGACTCAAATTCAATTGCTTGGAAAACAGCAGAACGTGTGCATGAAGAAGGCGGGCAATTTGTATTAACAAATGCACCAGTGGCAATGCGAATGGGTCAAATTAATGAGTTAGCTGAAAAAACAGGTTCTCAAATTATTCCTGCTGATGCAACTTCATTAGAAGATTTACAAAATTTAATCGATAAATCTCAGGAGATTTTAGGAGGGAAAATCGATTTTGTATTGCACTCAATTGGAATGTCTATAAATGTTAGAAAAGGAAAGCATTATACAGATCAGAATTATGAGTGGACACAAAAAGGAACAGACGTTTCTGCTATGTCTTTTCATAAATTGATGCAAACACTTTATAAATCTGATGCTATGAATGAGTGGGGAAGTATTGTTGCCTTAACTTATATGGCGGCACAACGTGTATTTCCTGATTATAATGATATGGCAGATAATAAAGCTTATTTAGAAAGCATTGCACGTAGTTTTGGGTATTTCTTTGGACGAGATAAAAACGTACGTGTAAACACTATTTCTCAGTCACCAACACCAACAACAGCTGGTAGTGGTGTAAAAGGTTTTGATGGTTTTATTGCTTATGCAGATAAAATGTCGCCTCTTGGAAACGCAACAGCTTTAGATTGTGCAAATTATACAGTCTCTTTATTTAGCGATTTAACAAAACGTGTTACATTACAAAACTTATTTCATGATGGTGGTTTTAGCAACATGGGAGTTAGTGATGCTGTAATGAGTACTTTTATGGGAGAAGAATAA
- the bamD gene encoding outer membrane protein assembly factor BamD: MKNLFYILITFTVLSSCSEYQKALKSEDIATKFKMGEDLYKEGKFAKANKLFALIVPNYRGKPQAEKLMYLYSNSFYQMKDYYVAGYQFERFASSYPKSEKVEEASFLSAKSYYMLSPVYSKDQKETKDAIEKLQTFINLYPESQYVGEANKLVKELDFKLEKKAFEIAKQYNRISDYPASVKSFNNFAFEFPGSSLREEALFYKLDSAYKLAINSRENKITPNGIVSLKKNRLNEAKEYYEAFKKTYVNSKHIEEVDKMAITLEEELKKYSTKS; this comes from the coding sequence ATGAAAAATTTATTTTACATATTAATAACATTTACTGTTTTAAGCTCATGTAGCGAATATCAAAAGGCATTAAAATCTGAAGATATAGCCACAAAGTTTAAGATGGGAGAAGATTTATATAAAGAAGGTAAGTTTGCAAAAGCAAATAAGCTTTTTGCTTTAATTGTTCCTAATTATAGAGGTAAGCCACAAGCCGAAAAATTAATGTATTTGTATTCTAATTCATTTTATCAAATGAAAGACTACTATGTTGCAGGTTATCAATTCGAGCGTTTTGCATCGAGCTATCCTAAAAGTGAGAAAGTTGAAGAAGCTTCGTTTTTAAGCGCAAAAAGCTATTACATGCTATCACCAGTTTATAGTAAAGATCAAAAAGAAACTAAAGATGCTATAGAAAAACTTCAAACTTTTATTAATTTATATCCAGAGTCTCAATATGTTGGAGAAGCTAATAAATTAGTAAAAGAGCTGGATTTTAAATTAGAGAAAAAAGCTTTCGAAATTGCTAAGCAATATAACCGGATATCAGATTATCCTGCTTCAGTAAAATCATTTAATAATTTTGCTTTTGAATTCCCGGGGTCTTCTTTAAGAGAAGAGGCTTTGTTTTATAAATTGGATTCGGCATATAAACTTGCTATTAATAGTAGGGAAAATAAAATTACTCCTAATGGTATTGTTTCTTTAAAGAAAAACCGTTTAAATGAGGCTAAAGAATATTACGAAGCATTTAAAAAAACTTATGTTAATTCTAAGCATATTGAAGAAGTAGATAAAATGGCTATAACATTAGAAGAAGAATTAAAAAAATACAGCACTAAAAGTTAA
- a CDS encoding metallophosphatase, whose translation MKRRDFLQQATAGTALITLGSFGLQSFTTSPKTKKITILHTNDVHSNIDTFEDGKYANKGGVARRATLIESIRKENPHTLLFDAGDIFQGTPYFNYYGGELEFKLMSMLKYDAATIGNHDFDNGIDGLFAQFPHKNFEFVTANYDFSNTILNTHTKPYKIFMKNGIKIGVFGLGIELNGLVLPELSKETKYLDPIEITQDMTRILKTEEKCDLIICLSHLGYYEEKKPNKICDLKLAAVTKDIDLIIGGHTHTFLSKPTVVKNLEGKNTLVNQVGCYGINLGKIDFYFDLDKNKSANGVSIIV comes from the coding sequence ATGAAACGTAGAGATTTTTTACAACAAGCAACAGCTGGAACCGCATTAATAACTCTTGGTAGTTTTGGTTTACAGTCGTTTACAACATCTCCAAAAACTAAAAAAATCACTATTTTACATACTAATGATGTACATAGTAATATTGACACTTTTGAAGATGGAAAATACGCTAATAAAGGTGGCGTTGCTAGACGTGCTACTTTAATTGAATCTATTAGAAAAGAAAACCCACACACACTTTTGTTTGATGCTGGTGATATTTTTCAAGGCACACCTTACTTTAACTATTATGGTGGCGAACTAGAATTTAAGTTAATGAGCATGCTAAAATACGATGCTGCTACTATTGGTAATCATGATTTTGACAATGGGATTGATGGACTATTTGCCCAATTTCCTCATAAAAACTTTGAATTTGTTACGGCTAATTATGATTTTTCAAATACCATACTAAACACACATACTAAACCTTATAAAATTTTCATGAAAAACGGTATTAAAATAGGCGTTTTTGGTTTAGGTATTGAATTAAACGGATTAGTTCTCCCTGAATTGAGTAAAGAAACAAAGTATTTAGACCCTATTGAAATCACTCAAGACATGACTCGTATTTTAAAAACAGAAGAAAAATGCGATTTAATAATTTGTCTATCGCATTTAGGTTATTATGAAGAAAAGAAACCAAACAAAATATGCGACTTAAAACTAGCTGCTGTCACTAAAGATATCGACTTAATTATTGGAGGACATACACATACTTTTTTATCTAAACCGACCGTTGTAAAAAACTTAGAAGGCAAAAACACATTAGTGAATCAAGTTGGATGTTATGGTATTAATCTCGGAAAAATAGACTTCTATTTTGATTTAGATAAAAATAAATCAGCTAATGGTGTGTCTATAATTGTGTAA
- a CDS encoding 5'-nucleotidase: MRFTHLFFLLNILFFFSCKQEPFHLKTIEGKQIPVTDSLSLNSEIEDFIKPYREHVQKKLDSVLAYSKEDYSKTDSEFNTAIGNFMADAIFNEANPIFKMRTGHNIDMVILNYGSIRSSISKGNITFKTAYRLMPFENSIVVVALKGSQIKNLVSYLIKSKEAHPISKLKLSIDENFNLIDYTINGRKVETDKVYYVASNDYLYNGGDDMTFFKPNDSLYILNYKVRNALIDNFIKIDTLKTIRDDRFIQITN, encoded by the coding sequence ATGAGGTTCACACATTTATTTTTTTTGTTAAATATTTTATTTTTTTTCAGTTGCAAACAAGAACCATTTCACCTTAAAACTATAGAAGGAAAACAGATTCCTGTTACAGATTCTTTATCTCTTAATTCTGAAATTGAAGATTTTATTAAACCCTATAGAGAACATGTTCAAAAAAAATTAGATAGCGTTTTAGCCTATTCAAAAGAAGATTATTCAAAAACTGATAGCGAATTTAATACGGCTATTGGCAACTTTATGGCCGATGCTATTTTTAATGAAGCCAACCCTATTTTTAAAATGAGAACAGGTCACAATATAGACATGGTAATTTTGAATTATGGTAGTATTCGTTCTTCAATTTCTAAAGGAAATATTACATTTAAAACAGCTTATCGATTAATGCCTTTTGAAAACAGCATTGTTGTAGTCGCCTTAAAAGGTTCTCAAATTAAAAATCTTGTTTCTTATTTAATTAAATCAAAAGAAGCGCACCCAATATCAAAACTGAAACTATCTATTGATGAAAATTTTAATTTAATTGATTACACAATAAATGGACGTAAAGTAGAAACAGACAAAGTTTATTATGTAGCCAGTAATGATTATTTATATAATGGTGGTGATGATATGACTTTTTTTAAACCTAATGACAGCTTATATATCTTAAATTATAAAGTTAGAAATGCCTTAATTGATAATTTTATTAAAATTGACACCCTGAAAACAATTAGAGACGACAGATTTATACAAATTACCAATTAA
- a CDS encoding DoxX family protein, whose protein sequence is MKKHIPFILRIIVAAILIQTLRFKFTAHPDSVYIFKKMGLEPYGRIGIGILELIAGLLLLIPKTVWLGALLTLSVIGGAILMHLTILGMEINNDNGILFTTAIVTFLLAFKILYIYKKDIPFINKSH, encoded by the coding sequence ATGAAAAAACACATCCCATTCATTCTTAGGATTATTGTAGCAGCAATACTTATTCAAACATTACGTTTTAAATTCACAGCGCATCCAGATAGTGTTTATATTTTTAAAAAAATGGGTTTAGAACCTTACGGAAGAATTGGAATTGGCATTTTAGAATTAATTGCGGGCCTCCTATTACTTATTCCTAAAACTGTATGGTTAGGCGCACTACTTACTTTAAGTGTGATTGGAGGCGCTATATTAATGCACTTAACAATTTTGGGAATGGAGATAAATAATGATAATGGGATCTTGTTTACTACAGCTATCGTAACCTTTTTACTTGCTTTTAAGATACTTTATATTTACAAAAAAGACATCCCTTTTATTAATAAATCACATTAA
- a CDS encoding DUF4835 family protein — translation MRNILAILLFCIGVSGISQELNCNVVVNAQQTGNENFPIFKTLEKQLNEFVNNTKWTNRTFAAQERIDCSMVINVVSYSGESFQASLQVQSSRPVFGSSFTTPVYNFNDKDFNFRYLEFQNLIFNPNQFESNLISVLSFHIYMILGLDADSFSPNGGDAYYKQAQIITNYSQQGNFSGWKVEDGLQSRFALIDNMLSPTFKEYRDVMYTYHRDGLDVMSNNVKQGKEKIAASVNKFQAMNNRRPNSFLLRTFFDAKADEIEQIFSGGPNVNVTSLKETLQKVAPMHSSKWQNITF, via the coding sequence ATGCGTAATATTTTAGCTATTTTATTGTTTTGCATAGGAGTTTCAGGTATTTCGCAAGAATTAAATTGTAATGTAGTTGTAAATGCGCAACAAACCGGTAATGAAAACTTCCCTATTTTCAAGACTTTAGAAAAGCAATTAAACGAATTTGTAAATAACACCAAATGGACAAATAGAACCTTTGCTGCACAAGAGCGTATAGATTGTAGTATGGTTATAAATGTGGTAAGTTATAGCGGGGAGTCGTTTCAAGCATCTTTACAAGTACAATCTTCAAGACCTGTTTTTGGTTCGTCTTTTACAACACCAGTTTATAATTTTAACGATAAAGATTTTAATTTTAGATATTTAGAATTTCAAAATTTAATTTTTAATCCGAATCAGTTTGAATCTAATTTAATATCGGTTTTATCCTTTCATATTTATATGATTTTAGGATTAGACGCCGATTCTTTTTCTCCTAACGGCGGAGATGCTTATTATAAACAAGCGCAAATAATTACAAACTATTCACAACAAGGGAATTTTTCTGGATGGAAAGTAGAAGATGGCTTGCAAAGTAGATTTGCCTTAATAGATAATATGTTATCACCAACATTTAAAGAGTACAGAGATGTAATGTACACATATCATAGAGATGGTCTTGATGTTATGAGTAATAATGTTAAGCAAGGGAAAGAGAAAATAGCAGCATCTGTTAATAAGTTTCAGGCAATGAATAACAGAAGACCTAATTCATTTTTGTTACGTACCTTTTTTGATGCCAAAGCGGATGAAATTGAACAAATTTTTAGCGGAGGACCTAATGTTAATGTTACTAGCTTAAAAGAAACACTTCAAAAAGTAGCGCCAATGCACAGTAGTAAATGGCAAAATATTACCTTTTAA